A portion of the Blastochloris tepida genome contains these proteins:
- the cmk gene encoding (d)CMP kinase, which produces MVIALDGPAASGKGTLAKKIAGHFGLPHLDTGLLYRAVGRGVLDQGKDPGDTAAAAAVAAALDVSALDEDRLRGAEMGEAASRVAAIPAVRAALFELQRAFAARPGGAVLDGRDIGTVICPDATVKIFVTATPEVRAERRFKELKGRGESIAFDDVLADIRRRDERDSSRSAAPLVAAADAHLLDTTTLDIDAAFQTALGIIGRR; this is translated from the coding sequence CTGGTCATCGCGCTCGACGGCCCGGCCGCCTCCGGCAAGGGAACGCTGGCGAAGAAAATCGCCGGCCATTTCGGCCTGCCGCATCTCGACACCGGCCTGCTCTACCGCGCGGTCGGCCGCGGCGTGCTGGACCAGGGCAAGGACCCCGGCGACACGGCGGCCGCGGCGGCGGTGGCGGCAGCCCTCGACGTCTCAGCCCTCGACGAGGACCGGCTGCGCGGCGCCGAGATGGGTGAGGCCGCAAGCCGGGTCGCCGCCATTCCGGCGGTGCGCGCGGCGCTGTTCGAGCTGCAGCGCGCCTTCGCCGCCCGCCCCGGCGGCGCGGTGCTCGACGGGCGCGACATCGGCACGGTGATCTGCCCGGACGCCACGGTGAAGATCTTCGTCACCGCCACGCCCGAGGTGCGGGCCGAGCGGCGCTTCAAGGAGCTGAAGGGCCGCGGCGAGAGCATCGCGTTCGACGACGTGCTGGCCGACATCCGCCGGCGCGACGAGCGCGATTCCAGCCGCAGCGCCGCGCCGCTGGTGGCGGCGGCCGATGCGCACTTGCTCGATACCACCACTTTGGATATAGACGCGGCGTTCCAGACGGCTCTCGGCATCATCGGTCGCAGGTAG
- the rpsA gene encoding 30S ribosomal protein S1, translating into MTAVAAPTKEDFAALLEESLAQTELNEGTVVRGTVVGIEKDLAIIDVGLKTEGRVPLREFAGPGREATLKIGDTVEVYLDRVENALGEAVISRDKARREESWGKLEKAFQNNQHVSGVIFSTVKGGYTVDLDGAVAFLPRSQVDIRPVRDVGPLMHQPQPFQILKMDRRRGNIVVSRRTVLEETRAGQRQELVASLEEGQVIDGVVKNITDYGAFVDLGGIDGLLHVTDIAWRRVNHPSEVLNIGQQVKVKIIKINHETHRISLGMKQLLADPWEGIERRYPEATRFKGRVTNITDYGAFVELEPGIEGLIHVSEMSWTKKNVHPGKIVSTSQEVEVAILEVDPVKRRISLGLKQTLRNPWEVFAEKHPPGTMVEGEVKNKTEFGLFLGLDGEVDGMVHLSDLDWNRPGEQVIEEFKKGDMVQAVVLDVDVEKERISLGIKQLQGDPFATSGEVKKGSVVTCEVIEVKEAGLEVKIAGSDLTAFIKRAELARDRADQRPERFAVGEKFDARVTLIDRRARKVTVSIKALEIAEEKEAVAQYGSQDAGASLGDILGAALKEREKQRR; encoded by the coding sequence ATGACCGCTGTCGCCGCTCCGACCAAGGAGGACTTCGCCGCACTTCTCGAGGAGAGCCTTGCCCAGACCGAACTCAATGAGGGAACGGTGGTCAGGGGCACCGTCGTCGGGATCGAGAAGGATCTCGCCATCATCGACGTCGGGCTCAAGACCGAAGGCCGCGTGCCGCTGCGCGAGTTCGCCGGCCCCGGCCGCGAGGCGACGCTCAAGATCGGCGACACCGTCGAGGTCTATCTCGACCGGGTCGAGAATGCGCTCGGCGAAGCGGTGATCTCGCGCGACAAGGCGCGCCGCGAGGAAAGCTGGGGCAAGCTGGAGAAGGCGTTCCAGAACAACCAGCACGTCTCGGGCGTCATCTTCTCGACGGTCAAGGGCGGCTACACGGTCGATCTCGACGGCGCGGTGGCGTTCCTGCCCCGCAGCCAGGTCGACATCCGCCCGGTGCGCGACGTCGGCCCGCTGATGCATCAGCCGCAGCCCTTCCAGATCCTCAAGATGGACCGCCGCCGCGGCAACATCGTGGTGTCGCGCCGCACGGTTCTCGAAGAGACCCGCGCCGGCCAGCGCCAGGAGCTGGTGGCCTCGCTGGAAGAGGGCCAGGTGATCGACGGCGTGGTCAAGAACATCACCGATTACGGTGCGTTCGTCGACCTCGGCGGCATCGACGGCCTGCTGCACGTCACCGACATTGCGTGGCGCCGCGTCAACCACCCGTCCGAGGTGCTGAACATCGGCCAGCAGGTCAAGGTCAAGATCATCAAGATCAACCACGAGACCCACCGCATCTCGCTCGGCATGAAGCAGCTGCTCGCCGACCCGTGGGAGGGCATCGAGCGCCGCTATCCGGAAGCCACCCGCTTCAAGGGCCGCGTGACCAACATCACCGACTACGGCGCGTTCGTGGAGCTGGAGCCGGGCATCGAGGGCCTGATCCACGTCTCCGAGATGAGCTGGACCAAGAAGAACGTCCACCCCGGCAAGATCGTCTCCACCTCCCAGGAGGTCGAGGTGGCGATCCTCGAGGTGGATCCGGTCAAGCGCCGCATCTCGCTCGGCCTCAAGCAGACCCTGCGCAACCCGTGGGAAGTGTTCGCCGAGAAGCACCCGCCCGGCACCATGGTCGAGGGCGAGGTCAAGAACAAGACCGAGTTCGGCCTGTTCCTCGGCCTCGACGGCGAAGTCGACGGCATGGTCCACCTGTCGGATCTCGACTGGAACCGTCCCGGCGAGCAGGTGATCGAGGAGTTCAAGAAGGGCGACATGGTGCAGGCGGTCGTTCTCGACGTCGATGTCGAGAAGGAGCGCATCTCGCTCGGCATCAAGCAGCTCCAGGGCGACCCCTTCGCCACCTCGGGCGAGGTCAAGAAGGGCTCGGTCGTCACCTGCGAGGTGATCGAGGTGAAGGAAGCCGGCCTCGAGGTGAAGATCGCCGGCTCCGACCTCACCGCCTTCATCAAGCGCGCCGAGCTGGCCCGTGACCGTGCCGACCAGCGCCCCGAACGCTTCGCGGTGGGCGAGAAGTTCGACGCCCGCGTCACCCTGATCGACCGTCGCGCCCGCAAGGTCACCGTCTCCATCAAGGCGCTGGAAATCGCCGAGGAGAAAGAGGCCGTGGCGCAGTACGGCTCGCAGGACGCCGGCGCCTCGCTCGGCGACATCCTGGGCGCCGCCCTCAAGGAGCGCGAGAAGCAGCGCCGCTGA
- the sppA gene encoding signal peptide peptidase SppA — protein MSLDADLIVERRRLRRSLTTWRVAAVLAAAAALGALAIGLDGPEFVERRQAHIARIPITGLIRADRERLKMIEEVAKSGAKAVIVAIDSPGGTVTGSDSLQTAIRRLAEKRPVVALVEGMAASGAYAAALGADEIIAGRNSIVGSIGVIVQFPNVSGLLDSVGVKVEEVKSTPLKAAPSGFVPTSPEARQALQAVVDDSYAWFKDLVKTRRSLDDSLAQTVASGRVWTGAQALELKLVDRLGDQDTAVAWLAETHGIDKTLPVRDWRAGRAATDEIRLSTRILAWLAEAAGLTQLAQNLRTETPALSTALDGVLAVWHPPAGQ, from the coding sequence ATGTCGCTTGATGCCGATCTGATTGTCGAACGCCGCCGCCTGCGCCGCTCCCTGACCACGTGGCGCGTCGCCGCCGTGCTGGCCGCCGCCGCCGCCCTCGGCGCGCTCGCCATCGGGCTCGACGGGCCCGAATTCGTCGAGCGGCGTCAGGCCCACATCGCCCGCATCCCGATCACCGGCCTCATCCGCGCCGACCGCGAACGCCTCAAGATGATCGAGGAGGTCGCCAAGTCGGGCGCCAAGGCGGTGATCGTGGCGATCGACAGCCCCGGCGGCACCGTGACCGGCTCCGACAGCCTGCAGACCGCTATCCGCCGGCTGGCCGAGAAGCGGCCGGTAGTGGCGCTGGTCGAGGGCATGGCGGCCTCCGGCGCCTATGCTGCGGCGCTGGGCGCCGACGAGATCATCGCCGGCCGCAACAGCATCGTCGGCTCGATCGGCGTGATCGTGCAGTTCCCCAATGTCAGCGGGCTGCTCGACTCGGTCGGCGTCAAGGTCGAGGAGGTGAAGTCGACCCCGCTCAAGGCGGCGCCGTCCGGCTTCGTGCCGACCTCGCCCGAGGCGCGTCAGGCGCTGCAGGCGGTGGTCGACGACAGCTATGCCTGGTTCAAGGATCTGGTGAAGACCCGGCGCAGCCTGGATGATTCGCTGGCCCAGACGGTGGCGAGCGGCCGGGTGTGGACCGGCGCCCAGGCGCTGGAGCTGAAGCTGGTCGACCGGCTGGGCGACCAGGACACGGCGGTGGCGTGGCTCGCCGAGACCCACGGCATCGACAAGACCCTGCCGGTGCGCGACTGGCGGGCGGGCCGGGCGGCGACCGACGAGATCCGGCTGTCGACCCGCATCCTCGCTTGGCTGGCGGAGGCCGCCGGTTTGACGCAGCTGGCGCAAAACCTGCGGACGGAAACACCTGCGCTTTCCACCGCGCTTGACGGTGTTCTGGCGGTTTGGCACCCTCCCGCGGGTCAGTGA
- a CDS encoding integration host factor subunit beta, with protein MIKSELVQKIAEANPHLYQRDVETIVNAILDEVTAALARGDRVELRGFGAFSVKSRPARVGRNPRTGEHVPVNEKYVPFFKTGKEMRDRLNAD; from the coding sequence ATGATCAAATCCGAACTCGTTCAGAAGATTGCCGAAGCCAATCCCCATCTCTACCAGCGCGATGTCGAGACCATCGTGAACGCGATTCTCGACGAGGTGACGGCTGCGCTCGCGCGTGGCGACCGGGTGGAGCTGCGCGGGTTCGGCGCATTCTCGGTGAAATCCCGTCCGGCGCGGGTCGGACGCAATCCGCGGACCGGCGAACACGTGCCGGTCAATGAGAAGTACGTGCCGTTCTTCAAGACCGGCAAAGAGATGCGCGACCGGCTGAACGCCGACTGA
- a CDS encoding lipopolysaccharide assembly protein LapA domain-containing protein has protein sequence MLRKLLFLVLGLPLGIVLVVLSVENRAPVTLILDPFTSDAATAAYTVSVPLYLLLLGTLTLGVIIGGVTSWLTTGRWRGTAKRARAHIHQLQAEIERLRGTSAAPTEAVPTLPRPRRNAA, from the coding sequence GTGCTCAGGAAGCTGCTGTTTCTGGTTCTCGGGCTGCCGCTCGGGATCGTGCTGGTGGTGTTGTCGGTGGAGAACCGCGCGCCGGTGACGCTAATTCTCGACCCCTTCACCAGTGATGCGGCGACGGCCGCCTACACCGTCTCGGTGCCGCTCTATCTGCTGCTCCTCGGCACGCTGACCCTCGGCGTCATCATCGGCGGCGTCACGAGCTGGCTCACCACCGGGCGCTGGCGCGGCACCGCCAAGCGGGCGCGGGCCCACATCCACCAGCTCCAGGCCGAGATCGAGCGGCTGCGCGGCACCTCCGCCGCCCCGACCGAGGCCGTGCCCACCCTGCCGCGTCCGCGCCGCAACGCTGCCTGA
- a CDS encoding HepT-like ribonuclease domain-containing protein, whose product MSGRTTVDFLTDARDHCLMLADRARDVAPAAFAVDEVRLQSAIYCVLVIGEAMNRVPKEVRTLVPEVAWEPAIAMRNRLVHAYWLADPEIVFRVAADDAPKLAGQLDRLILRLS is encoded by the coding sequence ATGAGCGGCCGCACGACCGTCGACTTTCTGACCGACGCGCGAGACCACTGCCTCATGCTGGCCGACCGGGCGCGCGACGTGGCACCGGCCGCCTTTGCCGTCGACGAGGTGCGCCTGCAGTCGGCGATCTATTGCGTGCTGGTGATCGGCGAAGCGATGAACCGTGTCCCGAAGGAAGTCCGCACGCTGGTGCCCGAGGTCGCCTGGGAGCCGGCGATCGCCATGCGCAACCGCCTTGTCCACGCCTATTGGCTGGCCGATCCGGAGATCGTGTTCCGCGTCGCCGCCGACGATGCGCCGAAACTGGCCGGACAACTCGACCGTCTGATCCTTCGCCTGAGCTGA
- a CDS encoding phosphoribosylanthranilate isomerase, translating to MTLLVKICGLTTPPTLEAALEAGADMVGLVFFARSPRHVSLDAAAGLAAQARGRARIVALTVDADDATIEAIAKLVEPDLFQLHGREIPARVADVRARCGRPVIKALPIAVRDDLAPVESFAEVADMLLFDAKPAPGAALPGGNGLAFDHTLVAGLDPGVPVMLSGGLDPATVAQAIGLVRPAAVDVSSGVERAPGDKDPAKIRAFVAAARAADAAAREIREEPPL from the coding sequence ATGACCCTGCTCGTCAAGATTTGCGGGCTCACCACCCCGCCCACGCTCGAGGCGGCGCTGGAGGCCGGCGCCGACATGGTCGGGCTGGTGTTCTTCGCCAGGAGCCCGCGCCACGTCTCGCTCGACGCCGCGGCGGGGCTTGCGGCGCAGGCCCGCGGCCGGGCGCGAATCGTGGCGCTGACGGTCGATGCCGACGACGCGACGATCGAGGCGATCGCCAAACTGGTCGAGCCCGACCTCTTCCAGCTCCATGGCCGCGAAATCCCGGCGCGCGTGGCGGACGTCCGCGCCCGCTGCGGCCGGCCGGTGATCAAGGCGCTGCCGATCGCCGTGCGCGACGACCTCGCGCCGGTCGAATCCTTCGCCGAGGTCGCCGACATGCTGCTGTTCGATGCCAAGCCCGCCCCCGGCGCGGCGCTGCCGGGCGGCAACGGCCTCGCCTTCGACCATACGCTGGTGGCCGGCCTTGACCCCGGCGTGCCGGTCATGCTGTCTGGCGGCCTTGATCCCGCAACGGTGGCGCAGGCGATCGGCCTTGTCCGGCCCGCCGCGGTCGACGTCTCCTCGGGGGTCGAACGGGCGCCGGGCGACAAGGACCCGGCGAAAATCCGCGCCTTTGTCGCGGCGGCGCGGGCCGCGGATGCGGCAGCGCGCGAGATTCGAGAGGAGCCACCGCTGTGA
- the trpB gene encoding tryptophan synthase subunit beta, producing MTVHQPNSFRSGPDERGRFGKFGGRFVAETLMPLILELEEAYAAAKADPAFQQEMDGYLAHYVGRPSALYFAERLTDHFGGAKIYLKREELNHTGSHKVNNVLGQIMLARRMGKKRIIAETGAGQHGVATATLCARFGLDCVVYMGAVDVARQAPNVFRMKLLGAEVVPVQSGTKTLKDAMNEALRDWVTNVESTFYCIGTVAGPHPYPMMVRDFQSIIGRETREQMLAIEGRLPDSLVACIGGGSNAMGLFHPFLDDPTVEIYGVEAAGHGIATGLHAASLSGGKPGVLHGNRTYLLMTEDGQIKDAHSISAGLDYPGIGPEHSYLHETGRVTYLSATDSEALEAFQLLSRLEGIIPALEPAHALAKVAELAPNKPKDHLMVVNLSGRGDKDVPQVSEMLGSKV from the coding sequence GTGACGGTGCATCAACCCAATTCGTTCCGGTCCGGACCCGACGAGCGCGGCCGGTTCGGCAAGTTCGGCGGCCGGTTCGTCGCCGAGACCCTGATGCCGCTGATCCTGGAGCTGGAGGAGGCCTACGCCGCGGCCAAGGCGGACCCCGCCTTCCAGCAGGAGATGGACGGCTACCTCGCCCATTATGTCGGCCGCCCCAGCGCGCTCTATTTCGCCGAGCGCCTGACCGACCATTTCGGCGGCGCCAAGATCTACCTCAAGCGCGAGGAGCTGAACCACACCGGCTCCCACAAGGTGAACAACGTGCTGGGCCAGATCATGCTGGCGCGGCGCATGGGCAAGAAGCGCATCATCGCCGAGACCGGCGCCGGCCAGCACGGCGTCGCCACCGCCACGCTGTGCGCCCGCTTCGGCCTCGACTGCGTGGTCTATATGGGCGCGGTCGACGTCGCGCGGCAGGCGCCCAACGTGTTCCGCATGAAGCTGCTCGGCGCCGAGGTGGTGCCGGTGCAGTCGGGCACCAAGACGCTGAAGGACGCCATGAACGAGGCGCTGCGCGACTGGGTGACCAATGTCGAGTCGACGTTCTACTGCATCGGCACGGTCGCCGGCCCGCACCCCTACCCGATGATGGTGCGCGACTTCCAGTCGATCATCGGCCGCGAGACGCGCGAGCAGATGCTGGCCATCGAGGGGCGGCTGCCCGATTCGCTCGTCGCCTGCATCGGCGGCGGCTCGAACGCCATGGGGCTGTTCCACCCCTTCCTGGATGATCCGACCGTCGAGATCTACGGCGTCGAGGCCGCTGGCCATGGCATCGCAACCGGCCTCCATGCCGCCTCGCTGTCGGGCGGCAAGCCCGGCGTGCTGCACGGCAACCGCACCTACCTGCTGATGACCGAGGACGGCCAGATCAAGGATGCCCACTCGATCTCGGCCGGGCTCGACTATCCCGGCATCGGGCCGGAGCACTCCTACCTGCACGAGACCGGCCGGGTGACGTATCTGTCCGCCACCGATTCGGAAGCGCTCGAGGCGTTCCAGTTGCTGTCCAGGCTCGAAGGCATCATCCCGGCGCTGGAGCCGGCACACGCGCTGGCCAAGGTTGCCGAACTGGCGCCGAACAAGCCGAAGGACCACCTGATGGTGGTCAACCTCTCCGGCCGCGGCGACAAGGACGTGCCGCAGGTCTCCGAGATGCTGGGGAGCAAGGTGTGA
- the trpA gene encoding tryptophan synthase subunit alpha: MTARLDAKFAALAQEGRAGLVTFLTAGDPDPATTLALLKGLPAAGADVIELGMPFSDPMADGPAIQWASMRALKAGQTLAKTLDLVRAFRASDATTPLVLMGYYNPIYVYGVERFLDEAKAAGVDGLIVVDLPPEEDDELCLPALKAGLAFIRLATPTTDDHRLPKVLANTAGFVYYVSITGVTGTVTPDFDKVGSAVARLKRHTALPVAVGFGVKTAAHAAAVAKGADAVVVGSALVEALRTSLDAEGRATEKTVPAVLGLAEDLAAGVRAAAKAA, translated from the coding sequence ATGACCGCCCGCCTCGACGCCAAATTCGCCGCGTTGGCCCAGGAAGGCCGTGCCGGCCTCGTGACCTTCCTCACCGCCGGCGATCCCGACCCGGCCACCACGCTGGCGCTCCTGAAGGGCCTGCCGGCGGCCGGCGCCGACGTGATCGAGCTCGGCATGCCGTTCTCCGACCCGATGGCCGACGGTCCGGCGATCCAGTGGGCCTCGATGCGGGCGCTGAAGGCCGGCCAGACGCTGGCGAAGACGCTCGACCTCGTGCGCGCCTTCCGCGCAAGCGATGCCACCACGCCGCTGGTGCTGATGGGCTACTACAATCCGATCTATGTCTATGGCGTCGAGCGCTTCCTGGATGAGGCGAAGGCGGCCGGCGTCGACGGGCTGATCGTGGTCGACCTGCCGCCGGAGGAGGACGACGAACTCTGCCTGCCGGCGCTGAAGGCGGGGCTCGCCTTCATCCGGCTCGCCACCCCCACCACCGACGATCACCGCCTGCCCAAGGTGCTCGCGAATACCGCCGGATTCGTCTATTACGTCTCGATCACCGGCGTCACCGGCACCGTGACGCCCGATTTCGACAAGGTCGGCTCGGCCGTCGCCCGCCTGAAGCGCCACACCGCGCTGCCGGTTGCGGTCGGCTTCGGCGTCAAGACCGCCGCCCACGCCGCCGCGGTGGCGAAGGGCGCCGATGCGGTGGTGGTCGGCTCGGCGCTGGTCGAGGCGCTGCGCACCTCGCTCGATGCCGAGGGCCGCGCCACCGAGAAGACCGTGCCGGCCGTGCTCGGCCTCGCCGAGGATCTCGCCGCTGGCGTGCGCGCCGCCGCCAAGGCGGCTTGA
- the accD gene encoding acetyl-CoA carboxylase, carboxyltransferase subunit beta has product MNWISTTLRPKIRTLFKTETPENLWIKCPETGQMVFHRDLEANQYVVPGSNYHMRMGATQRLKSIFDNATWFDVPLPEAPVDPLKFRDEKRYIDRLKDARAKTGMQDAVKLGFGKLEGLPVVIGVQDFSFMGGSLGMAAGEAIIKGLDTALEKGTPFILFAASGGARMQEGILSLMQMPRTTVAVQRLRDAKKPYIVVLTNPTTGGVTASYAMLGDVQIAEPGALIGFAGPRVIEQTIREKLPEGFQRAEYLRAHGMIDMVVHRHDMRATLARLCHLLTKTPRPEPPAPPAPAPVQDAAPPEPEAPPAAEPAPAETPAG; this is encoded by the coding sequence ATGAACTGGATTTCGACGACGCTGCGACCCAAGATTCGCACGCTGTTCAAGACCGAGACGCCGGAAAATCTCTGGATCAAGTGCCCGGAAACCGGGCAGATGGTGTTCCACCGCGACCTCGAAGCCAACCAGTACGTGGTGCCCGGCTCGAACTACCACATGCGGATGGGCGCCACCCAGCGGCTGAAGTCGATCTTCGACAACGCCACCTGGTTCGACGTGCCGCTGCCGGAGGCGCCGGTCGATCCGCTGAAGTTCCGCGACGAGAAGCGCTACATCGACCGCCTCAAGGACGCCCGCGCCAAGACCGGCATGCAGGATGCCGTGAAGCTCGGCTTCGGCAAGCTGGAAGGCCTGCCGGTGGTGATCGGCGTGCAGGACTTCAGCTTCATGGGCGGCTCGCTCGGCATGGCGGCCGGCGAGGCGATCATCAAGGGGCTCGACACCGCGCTGGAGAAGGGCACGCCCTTCATCCTGTTCGCCGCGTCCGGTGGCGCCCGCATGCAGGAGGGCATCCTGTCGCTGATGCAGATGCCGCGCACCACCGTGGCGGTGCAGCGCCTGCGCGACGCCAAGAAGCCCTACATCGTGGTGCTGACCAACCCGACCACCGGCGGCGTCACCGCCTCCTACGCCATGCTGGGCGACGTCCAAATCGCCGAGCCCGGAGCGCTGATCGGCTTCGCCGGCCCGCGCGTCATCGAGCAGACCATCCGCGAGAAGCTGCCGGAGGGCTTCCAGCGCGCCGAATATCTGCGCGCCCACGGCATGATCGACATGGTGGTGCACCGCCACGACATGCGCGCCACTCTGGCCCGGCTGTGCCACCTGCTCACCAAGACGCCGCGGCCGGAACCGCCGGCGCCGCCGGCCCCCGCGCCGGTGCAGGACGCGGCACCGCCGGAGCCCGAGGCACCGCCCGCCGCCGAGCCGGCCCCGGCCGAAACCCCGGCGGGGTGA
- a CDS encoding AAA family ATPase has translation MLARLRFTNFKTWAEADLPLGNVTGLFGTNSSGKTSILQFLLMLKQTKQATDRAISLELNGPLVQLGTIKDAIHQHDEDKAVEFSIGFELKSELALQDVRGSRSTDLVKSKSLEIRSEVIVQQMAPLAKRLTYCLGTAEFSLLPRPGSDGKFELAAAGVPDFEFVRTLGRPWALPGPVKTYAFPDQARTYFQNASFLSELEAAYEAEMDRIFYLGPLRNYPQRDYLWARSRPSDVGLRGEKAIDAILAATEANETRNLKPKAHLKSFQEMIAYWLREMGLIHAFKVEEIAPGSNRWQARVTTRPGGTQVLLTDVGFGVSQVLPVITLLYYVPEGSTVILEQPEIHLHPLAQAELADVILNVATHRRVQVIVESHSEHLLLRLQRRIAEEKASAKDVKLYFCRAEKERSIAEPLNLDMLGNILNWPDKFMGDAFTETAQAELARLKRMKAAE, from the coding sequence ATGTTGGCTCGCCTGCGATTTACCAACTTCAAGACTTGGGCCGAGGCGGATTTGCCGCTTGGCAACGTCACGGGGCTGTTCGGCACCAATTCCTCGGGCAAGACCAGCATTCTGCAGTTCCTGCTGATGCTGAAGCAGACCAAGCAGGCCACCGACCGCGCAATTTCGCTGGAGCTGAACGGCCCGCTCGTTCAGCTCGGAACCATCAAGGACGCCATTCACCAGCACGACGAAGACAAGGCGGTCGAATTCTCGATTGGATTCGAATTGAAATCCGAACTGGCGCTTCAGGATGTGCGCGGAAGTCGAAGCACCGACCTCGTCAAATCCAAGTCACTTGAAATCCGAAGCGAGGTCATCGTTCAACAGATGGCCCCGCTGGCCAAGCGTTTGACCTATTGCCTTGGGACTGCAGAATTCTCGCTGCTGCCGCGACCAGGAAGCGACGGTAAGTTTGAGCTTGCAGCCGCAGGTGTTCCCGATTTCGAGTTTGTCCGAACCCTTGGTCGCCCGTGGGCACTGCCCGGGCCCGTCAAGACCTATGCGTTCCCGGACCAGGCCCGAACCTACTTTCAAAACGCCAGTTTTCTGTCGGAACTTGAAGCGGCCTACGAGGCTGAGATGGACCGGATTTTCTATCTCGGTCCTTTAAGAAATTACCCCCAGCGTGATTATCTTTGGGCACGCTCACGTCCCAGCGATGTCGGCCTACGTGGGGAGAAGGCGATTGATGCCATTCTCGCCGCAACGGAAGCCAACGAGACCCGAAACCTCAAGCCGAAAGCTCATCTGAAATCATTCCAAGAGATGATTGCTTATTGGCTTCGCGAGATGGGCCTCATCCACGCCTTCAAGGTCGAGGAAATCGCTCCGGGATCGAACCGCTGGCAGGCTCGGGTGACGACAAGACCCGGAGGCACCCAGGTTCTGCTCACCGACGTCGGCTTCGGTGTATCGCAGGTGCTGCCGGTCATCACCCTGCTCTACTACGTGCCCGAGGGTTCGACTGTCATTCTGGAGCAGCCGGAAATCCATCTGCATCCGCTGGCCCAGGCTGAACTGGCCGACGTCATCCTCAATGTTGCCACTCACCGCCGAGTGCAGGTCATTGTCGAAAGCCATTCGGAGCACCTGCTGCTGCGACTGCAGCGGCGGATTGCGGAGGAAAAGGCGTCGGCCAAAGACGTGAAACTCTATTTCTGCCGCGCTGAGAAGGAGCGCTCCATTGCCGAGCCGCTCAACCTCGACATGCTCGGCAACATCCTGAACTGGCCAGACAAGTTCATGGGCGACGCGTTCACCGAGACTGCCCAGGCCGAGCTTGCACGGCTGAAACGGATGAAAGCCGCGGAATGA